One stretch of Candidatus Atribacteria bacterium ADurb.Bin276 DNA includes these proteins:
- a CDS encoding hypothetical protein (PSP1 C-terminal conserved region) — MPRVVGIKFEHNLKMYFFETRNFDLHYGQKCVVETVLGLEMGEVVKRPFICENIKNSLKPVIRPAREIDILQLKSNREKEKIAFEIANQKIQEHQLSMKLLRAHYTLDRGRLTFYFGSEERIDFRNLVKDLAAIFRTRIELRQMGVRDEAGMIGGCGMCGRELCCSTFLINFEPISIKMAKEQNLALNSAKISGVCGRLMCCLSFEYSQYKKLIYQLPKKGSKILTPQGLAKILEIDIFKDMIRLELEDGKEICINEEEYNRFFL; from the coding sequence GTGCCCCGTGTTGTCGGAATCAAGTTTGAACATAATTTAAAAATGTATTTTTTTGAAACAAGAAATTTTGATTTACATTATGGCCAGAAGTGTGTAGTTGAGACGGTTTTAGGCTTGGAAATGGGTGAAGTAGTAAAAAGACCCTTTATTTGTGAAAATATTAAAAATAGTCTAAAGCCGGTTATTCGACCTGCTCGGGAAATTGATATTTTGCAGCTGAAAAGTAACCGGGAAAAGGAAAAAATTGCCTTTGAAATAGCGAATCAAAAAATCCAAGAACACCAGCTTTCCATGAAATTGCTAAGAGCCCATTATACCCTGGATAGGGGAAGATTAACTTTTTATTTTGGATCTGAGGAAAGAATTGATTTCCGAAATTTAGTTAAAGATTTAGCGGCTATTTTCCGAACCCGGATTGAACTTCGCCAGATGGGGGTTCGAGATGAAGCAGGGATGATTGGAGGGTGCGGAATGTGCGGTCGTGAGTTGTGTTGTAGCACTTTTCTTATCAATTTTGAACCAATATCGATTAAAATGGCTAAAGAGCAAAACTTGGCCCTCAATTCGGCAAAAATTTCTGGAGTCTGTGGCCGATTAATGTGTTGCTTGTCTTTTGAGTATTCTCAATATAAAAAATTGATTTACCAACTTCCCAAAAAGGGGAGTAAAATTTTAACACCTCAGGGATTAGCTAAAATTCTTGAAATAGATATTTTTAAGGATATGATTCGCCTGGAACTCGAAGACGGGAAAGAGATATGTATTAATGAAGAAGAATACAACCGTTTCTTCCTTTAG